Proteins from a genomic interval of Tolypothrix sp. NIES-4075:
- the zds gene encoding 9,9'-di-cis-zeta-carotene desaturase, whose product MRVAIVGAGLAGLATAVDLADAGCEVQIFESRPFVGGKVGSWVDNDGNHVEMGLHVFFGCYYQLFELMKKVGAFDNLRLKEHTHTFINKGGQTGELDFRFFTGAPFNGFKAFFTTSQLSVLDKLQNALALATSPVVRGLVDFDGAMRNIRNLDKVSFADWFRSHGGSNGSIKRMWNPIAYALGFIDCENMSARCMLTIFQLFAVRTEASILRMLEGSPYEYLHKPILEYLEARGTKVYTRRQVREIKFTSSEETHVTGITVAQGETEENITADAYVFACDVPGIQRIIPQEWRKWSEFDNIYKLEAVPVATVQLRFDGWVTELQDAQKRKQLNHAAGIDNLLYTADADFSCFADMALTSPADYYREGEGSLLQLVLTPGDAFIKQSNEAIASHVLKQVHELFPSSRELNMTWYSVVKLAQSLYREAPGMDVYRPNQKTPIPNFFLAGSYTQQDYIDSMEGATISGRRAAKVILENVKK is encoded by the coding sequence ATGCGTGTTGCAATCGTAGGTGCGGGACTGGCTGGACTAGCAACCGCAGTAGATTTGGCTGATGCGGGTTGTGAAGTCCAGATTTTTGAGTCCCGTCCGTTTGTAGGAGGTAAAGTTGGTAGTTGGGTTGATAACGATGGCAATCACGTTGAAATGGGGTTGCATGTATTTTTTGGGTGCTACTACCAGTTATTTGAGTTGATGAAGAAGGTGGGGGCTTTTGACAACTTACGCCTTAAAGAACACACCCACACCTTTATCAACAAAGGGGGACAAACTGGAGAATTAGATTTTCGTTTCTTTACAGGTGCGCCATTCAATGGGTTCAAAGCATTTTTTACAACTTCTCAACTCTCGGTTTTAGATAAATTGCAGAATGCTCTAGCCTTAGCTACTAGCCCAGTAGTGCGCGGTTTGGTAGACTTTGATGGAGCGATGAGAAATATCCGCAACTTGGATAAAGTCAGCTTTGCCGATTGGTTCCGCAGTCACGGCGGCAGTAATGGTAGCATCAAACGCATGTGGAACCCGATCGCCTACGCATTGGGTTTTATTGATTGCGAAAATATGTCTGCCCGTTGCATGTTGACAATTTTCCAATTGTTTGCTGTGAGAACTGAAGCGTCGATACTGCGAATGTTAGAAGGTTCCCCGTATGAGTATTTGCACAAGCCGATATTAGAATATTTAGAAGCAAGAGGAACCAAAGTTTATACACGTCGCCAAGTTAGGGAAATTAAGTTTACTTCCTCAGAAGAAACTCACGTTACTGGTATCACGGTTGCCCAAGGTGAGACAGAAGAAAATATCACCGCTGATGCTTACGTCTTTGCTTGCGATGTTCCCGGAATTCAGCGTATTATACCACAAGAGTGGCGCAAGTGGTCAGAATTTGACAATATTTATAAGTTAGAAGCAGTGCCAGTGGCAACAGTACAACTGCGGTTCGATGGCTGGGTAACGGAACTGCAAGATGCCCAAAAGCGCAAACAGCTAAATCATGCGGCGGGGATAGATAATTTGCTGTATACTGCTGACGCTGACTTTTCTTGTTTTGCGGATATGGCTTTGACTAGCCCTGCTGATTATTATCGAGAAGGTGAGGGTTCGTTGTTGCAATTAGTGCTGACACCCGGAGATGCATTTATTAAACAAAGTAACGAGGCGATCGCTTCTCACGTCCTCAAACAAGTACACGAATTGTTTCCCTCGTCGCGAGAGCTAAATATGACTTGGTACAGTGTAGTCAAGCTTGCTCAGTCTCTTTATCGGGAAGCACCAGGAATGGATGTTTACCGTCCCAATCAAAAGACGCCAATACCTAACTTTTTCCTGGCAGGTAGTTACACCCAGCAAGATTATATCGATAGCATGGAGGGAGCGACAATTTCCGGGCGGCGTGCGGCAAAGGTAATTTTGGAAAATGTGAAGAAGTAA
- a CDS encoding CopG family transcriptional regulator, translated as MIMTNKKWAVKRITVNLATQEAEKLEKYCQQTGRPATDVIRELIRGLQVSDDTNGAKS; from the coding sequence ATGATAATGACTAATAAAAAGTGGGCTGTGAAACGTATTACTGTAAATCTTGCAACACAAGAAGCAGAAAAACTGGAAAAATATTGTCAACAGACAGGTAGACCAGCAACTGATGTAATTCGAGAATTGATCCGGGGGTTACAAGTTTCTGACGATACCAACGGAGCGAAAAGTTGA